One Turneriella parva DSM 21527 genomic region harbors:
- a CDS encoding DUF5615 family PIN-like protein, with translation MKVLFDQGVPAPLRTFLSGHSVETAYEKGWQQLKNGELLNEAEQSNYDIFITTDQNLKYQQALANRRISIIVLSTTSWPKIRTQTSLVIAAIDRAKSNSFEEVLFNT, from the coding sequence TTGAAAGTATTATTTGATCAGGGTGTACCTGCACCTTTGCGAACATTTTTATCCGGGCACTCAGTCGAAACAGCTTATGAAAAGGGCTGGCAGCAACTAAAAAACGGCGAGTTACTCAATGAGGCTGAGCAATCTAATTATGATATATTTATTACTACCGATCAAAACCTCAAATATCAGCAAGCTCTTGCGAACCGCAGAATTTCTATTATAGTTCTAAGCACAACCAGTTGGCCGAAAATTAGGACTCAAACATCTCTGGTTATTGCAGCAATAGATCGAGCAAAAAGCAACTCGTTCGAGGAAGTTTTATTCAACACTTAG
- a CDS encoding HEPN domain-containing protein: MIDTILEQVKDCIPEIGAIWPRKQGKDPFIFQIESLSKAGKLPKLARLETFLWENGLRTYDKARQKPGLIVPTVMINPAFALIQSIVEETGGLDSNSPLIKTIVQNYVESLSSQEAEYISIAPILGFQSSMYSISLWREFSIRKMTEAEWLRCKRIFGRFENIDKDVFILAKAPFHWQLDSDPGGVQMSSEFERILKFLRLIKGGFIDIHNIYTFCIKPGWISSPPMTFGLRVARPEYFPSASYVFEASDTNVLEILDNSEPLYINDNRDFAGRLKIAIARIQRTNQRLSPDSDDIIDLMIALEALLGEKGEAIAYKLGMRAAKLCGKDAADRQRIYKGVKSAYNKRSNIVHGNTKQTELANHLEFSHQISRAVLIEFLKGLMAGKIWTLEALDEHILN, encoded by the coding sequence ATGATCGATACGATTCTGGAACAGGTAAAGGATTGCATCCCGGAAATTGGGGCCATATGGCCTCGCAAACAAGGGAAAGATCCTTTCATATTTCAAATTGAATCGTTATCTAAGGCTGGCAAGCTACCAAAACTTGCGCGGCTAGAAACATTTCTTTGGGAGAACGGCCTTAGGACATATGATAAGGCTCGGCAAAAGCCGGGACTCATCGTCCCGACTGTAATGATAAATCCGGCTTTTGCTCTTATCCAAAGTATTGTCGAAGAAACTGGTGGTTTAGACAGCAATTCTCCGCTAATCAAAACAATCGTACAGAATTATGTAGAATCATTATCTTCTCAAGAGGCTGAATACATTTCAATAGCTCCGATATTAGGTTTTCAAAGTTCTATGTACAGTATCAGTCTGTGGCGTGAGTTTAGCATCAGAAAAATGACCGAAGCCGAATGGCTCCGTTGTAAGCGAATATTTGGTCGTTTTGAAAACATTGATAAAGACGTATTCATATTAGCGAAGGCACCCTTTCACTGGCAACTTGATAGCGATCCCGGCGGTGTGCAAATGTCATCTGAGTTCGAAAGAATTTTGAAATTTCTTCGTTTGATAAAAGGTGGTTTCATCGATATTCACAATATCTATACGTTTTGCATTAAACCGGGCTGGATATCGAGTCCACCTATGACATTTGGGCTCCGAGTTGCAAGACCAGAATATTTCCCGTCCGCATCCTATGTCTTCGAAGCTTCGGATACAAATGTTCTCGAGATTCTGGATAATTCCGAGCCATTGTATATTAATGATAATAGAGATTTTGCTGGGCGGCTTAAGATAGCCATCGCGAGAATCCAGCGCACAAATCAACGCTTGAGTCCCGATTCTGATGATATCATTGATCTGATGATAGCCCTCGAAGCTCTATTGGGTGAAAAAGGGGAAGCGATTGCTTATAAACTCGGTATGCGCGCCGCTAAATTGTGCGGAAAAGATGCCGCCGACAGACAACGTATTTATAAAGGTGTAAAGAGCGCTTATAATAAGCGGAGCAACATCGTGCATGGAAATACAAAACAAACCGAATTAGCCAACCATCTCGAATTCAGTCACCAAATTTCCCGCGCGGTTTTGATTGAATTCTTAAAAGGACTAATGGCGGGAAAAATTTGGACACTTGAAGCCCTTGATGAACATATACTTAACTAA
- a CDS encoding DUF433 domain-containing protein, whose product MQVDWLGCPGVAVNPDILSGAYRFQGTRVPIEALFANLADGATLDEFLSWYPGVRRQDAESVLRFAAQILKTPQPV is encoded by the coding sequence ATGCAAGTTGATTGGTTAGGCTGCCCAGGGGTTGCTGTCAACCCCGACATCCTTAGTGGCGCTTACCGTTTCCAAGGAACTCGGGTGCCAATAGAGGCTCTTTTTGCAAATCTTGCCGACGGGGCAACTTTGGATGAATTTCTATCTTGGTATCCAGGTGTTCGTAGACAGGATGCAGAATCAGTGCTTCGTTTTGCAGCACAGATTCTTAAAACACCTCAACCCGTTTGA
- a CDS encoding DUF2441 domain-containing protein → MACSEDAASQNVKVKPTLSVMIHKTQFIHRIDTKDQMACHNLVFTKSMHTASLAQWETFQTEHPVYTIDPDSLLCNLAEYEMFLSPRLKRVLMSSWARNGLQVGIGQSETRWLSMEQVQKIHSIAEFEITCEKLRRKINPKLPSRLMCIYLAEDSLDGRLMLANMFGYSGDPVILQVRIKYALRIHRADSKWLEIYQTNRDTTAIEQYWKGNPFNEIPQYEYLIDGAIELVNSYDAENLRQFTGNRAAE, encoded by the coding sequence TTGGCTTGCAGCGAAGACGCTGCCAGCCAAAACGTCAAGGTAAAACCAACGTTGTCTGTCATGATTCACAAGACACAATTTATTCACCGTATTGACACGAAGGATCAGATGGCGTGTCATAATCTTGTTTTCACAAAGTCAATGCATACAGCCTCATTGGCGCAATGGGAAACATTTCAAACTGAGCACCCTGTCTACACAATTGATCCTGATAGCCTCCTATGCAACCTGGCTGAATACGAAATGTTTTTGTCTCCAAGACTCAAAAGAGTTCTGATGTCAAGCTGGGCCCGGAATGGGCTGCAGGTCGGTATTGGACAGTCTGAGACGCGCTGGCTATCTATGGAACAAGTCCAAAAGATTCATAGCATAGCAGAATTTGAAATAACATGCGAAAAGCTTCGGCGCAAAATTAATCCCAAGCTGCCGAGCCGACTTATGTGCATATATTTGGCTGAAGACTCGCTCGACGGGCGATTAATGTTAGCAAATATGTTTGGCTATTCAGGTGATCCGGTGATTCTGCAAGTTCGCATAAAGTACGCTTTGCGCATTCACCGGGCAGATTCAAAATGGCTGGAGATCTATCAAACCAATCGAGATACAACAGCCATTGAACAATATTGGAAAGGCAATCCCTTTAATGAGATACCACAGTATGAATATCTCATAGATGGCGCAATAGAATTAGTTAACTCATATGACGCAGAAAATCTCAGGCAATTTACTGGAAATCGTGCCGCTGAGTGA
- a CDS encoding ribonuclease E inhibitor RraB, which yields MLINYNKVFAFLCLILSCKAPVNKGIPLSPEERQATRDAVQRFIDGGSNANKPHDLEFIIALKPDSNLKQLEADVKASEFQFYSVGISKKDFIARRLMKLDFEAIVNIESRLMYIAQKSNAKYEGWGGFEVD from the coding sequence ATGTTAATCAATTACAATAAGGTTTTCGCTTTCTTGTGTCTCATATTGAGCTGCAAGGCACCAGTTAATAAGGGAATACCATTATCACCTGAAGAACGCCAGGCAACCCGGGATGCGGTTCAGCGCTTTATCGATGGGGGATCAAACGCCAACAAGCCTCATGATTTAGAGTTTATTATAGCGCTCAAACCCGATAGCAATTTAAAGCAACTAGAGGCGGACGTGAAGGCGTCAGAATTCCAGTTTTATTCTGTTGGCATTTCTAAAAAGGATTTTATCGCAAGGCGCCTGATGAAACTTGATTTCGAGGCGATTGTAAATATTGAATCGAGGCTGATGTACATTGCACAGAAGAGTAATGCTAAGTATGAAGGTTGGGGTGGGTTCGAAGTAGATTAA
- a CDS encoding SH3 domain-containing protein, whose product MTVKREADSKDPNGISKAGAILYVTSTDGLFLRSAPDASAKKVALIPFAEKVSILSVDGIAVSVGGRTGNWAKVAWREKTGYVFDYFLTDELSQLLAHKRFVFGNGCTGLEYSEHTWHLIFLPAFKYRSERISGWGTSCNRERIAEGSYDVFGGKLTLRATSLSDRIVGGKGCEKMNLPSGLKEIIPGHDEGIFVVTQCEKKLAIAASYDSPKMLILTNNPP is encoded by the coding sequence ATGACTGTAAAGAGAGAGGCTGACTCGAAAGACCCAAATGGAATTTCAAAAGCAGGGGCGATATTATATGTAACCTCTACCGACGGCTTGTTCTTGCGCAGTGCGCCAGATGCATCTGCTAAAAAAGTCGCATTGATTCCATTTGCGGAGAAAGTCAGTATACTTTCGGTCGACGGAATTGCTGTTAGCGTGGGCGGTCGAACCGGAAATTGGGCTAAAGTTGCCTGGCGCGAAAAAACCGGCTACGTATTTGACTATTTCTTAACCGATGAACTCAGTCAGCTATTGGCGCATAAAAGATTCGTGTTTGGTAATGGTTGCACTGGGCTTGAATACAGTGAACATACTTGGCATTTGATCTTTCTCCCGGCCTTTAAATATCGCTCGGAACGCATATCTGGATGGGGCACATCTTGCAATCGAGAGCGCATAGCAGAGGGTAGCTATGACGTCTTCGGTGGTAAACTTACTTTGCGTGCAACGAGCTTATCGGACCGCATTGTTGGTGGCAAAGGGTGCGAAAAGATGAATTTACCGTCTGGCCTGAAGGAAATCATTCCTGGTCATGATGAGGGCATCTTTGTAGTGACTCAATGCGAAAAGAAGCTTGCCATAGCTGCTTCTTATGACAGCCCAAAGATGCTTATTCTAACGAACAATCCGCCGTGA
- a CDS encoding type II toxin-antitoxin system VapC family toxin, which yields MKPVFLDTSYLIALIVERDEHNERALQLRTEIGQIGLLTSELVLTEFLNHFSDYGTFWRKFAADTISSIQRNSQTKIISFSQIHFEKAFSLYRRRQDKGYSLTDCSSMLIMKEKGIRTILSTDHHFVQEGFHVPMLEN from the coding sequence ATGAAGCCTGTTTTTCTTGATACTTCATACCTAATCGCTCTCATTGTTGAAAGGGATGAGCATAATGAGCGAGCCCTCCAATTGCGAACAGAGATAGGTCAAATTGGGCTCTTAACGAGTGAGCTTGTTTTGACCGAGTTCCTCAATCATTTCTCCGATTATGGTACATTCTGGCGCAAATTTGCCGCCGATACAATAAGCTCGATTCAACGGAACAGCCAAACGAAAATCATATCATTTAGCCAGATACACTTTGAAAAGGCGTTCAGCCTATACCGTCGTCGACAAGACAAAGGCTACAGTCTGACAGATTGCTCTTCAATGTTGATAATGAAAGAAAAAGGCATACGGACCATATTGAGCACAGATCATCACTTTGTTCAAGAAGGCTTTCATGTACCTATGCTTGAAAATTGA